DNA from Rosa rugosa chromosome 6, drRosRugo1.1, whole genome shotgun sequence:
CCTTTGAGCCTTGCGATCAAAACAGACGCAGTAGAATTGGAAAATTGCGCCTTTCAGGCCTTAAGGCGCGCTTTTTAATACAGAGAGAAATACAAGCTCAGAAGCTTTCTTGTAGAGTTATCGATTTTACAAAAAATAATCTATGATATGGCAAAGTACAGCACAAACTCGGGTCAAACAGGCAGGCATCAGGTTCACACAACACAAGCAATGATGCTGAATGATGTGCAACTCTACCTAAGATCACAAGTTGCTTCCAAATTTGATGTATTTTAAAACAAAGCAGGTAATAATACAAATGAAATTGAAGACAGTAATACTAATGACCAGAACTAATGAAGAGTATATGAACTGGTAGCATGAATTTTGAAGCTAGAATTCTTTGCTAGCCAGCATTCACCAGACATTTGGAGGCCAAATCAGGGAAAGCATAAAATCAAAGAATGTGGGCACGCCTGTAATGAATAGAAACGGTGACTAATGAAATTGAACAACCTCAAAAGGTGGCAAAGTCAGACAGATCCCAATTAATTTTTCTCCTTTATGGCTGGCAGTTCACTTACTCACTCACTCATTCACTCAGAAACCCGTCACCAGACATCAATTGACCTTGGTTCACATAACAGTAAGTTGCAGATGTAATTAAAGTAGGGTAGAAAATGTGCACACATCAAACTGAGATTAAACAAATACCTAAAGGCAGGGTCTAGAGCTCATAGTAGAAATCCAAATCCATTGACAACTAATCATTTAAACAAGACTAAGTTCAGGCAATTATTGCAGACTTGAGCTCATATTGAATCATTTATACTCCAGAATAGACCTCATTAAGGTCCAGACCAATGGACCAAGGTATAATAAACCAAGCTGATCAACCAAGCCATATAATAAAAGCTAAATATAACCAATATATAAAACCAAAATCTCTAATATAGATTGGGCATTAATAGAGGTGGGATTCAACCAAAATGTTGTATTCAACCAGAAGAATCAAAGGATAAACCCAGAGGCATTAATAGAAATCTAAAAGAAATTTAAACTACCATTGCACCGGAGAAGAACACATAATCGGTTCGGGTGATACCCAACCTAGAGAAGTCAAATTAAACACCAGAATCTCATGTTCAACATattaattcaaaatcaaaacttgTGACCAGAAGTTTCTATTACAGAAGATAGATTTTCTAACTTAAGCAAACCAACACTCTATGCCTTGATGGCAAACTTCCTCAAGGGGTAGTACATCTCCCTCTTCTTCTCACGTTCAGTCTTCAAAGATGCCTGCACAAGCATATCCCACAACCAAATCAACACAAACCATAAACTCAAGTACATTAATTCTTCTCAAAATTCACTTGACCAAACACTATTCAGTAATCAAATATAAGCAAACCAGTCCATTATGGCAAGAGTTTCACCTAAACAATACAAAATCGTTGTACTTTTCCATTACATATTACTACATAAATATCAAATCATCCCGTTTTTCACCTAAAAAGCTTAGATTAGAATCACTCCTCACCCTAAAAAAACTAACATAAACACAGCTAAACCAACTAGAGAGACAATGAACTGGGCACACTAGTTTCTTAATAACTATTCACAGAAAGTTCAATCATTTCAAATCGGAGCACATAAACAAAGAGCAACTAAACAAAGGTGAGTACCTGGTGCTTGGTGAGCTTTCGGCGAATGGCCCTGGTCTTCTTGGGACGAAGATCAAGAGGCAAGAGCTTCTTGTTCTTGTACACTTCCCTCAACGCAGCCTTCTGCTTCTGAGAGATCACTGTCAACACCTGAGCAATCCCAAGCCTCACAACCTTACTGCAAAacccacccaaaaaaaaaatcacatctttgattcacaaaaacaaagaaaccaaaaaaccaCAACAAACAAAATTAGGGTTCTTGGGTTCGCTCTTACATCTTGGAGAGCTTGTTGGGTGCTCCACCGGTGACCTTGGCGACGCGGAGGAGGGCCAGCTCCGCCTTGAGATCCTTGAGCTGGGCCAAAAGATCGGCCTTCGACTTCTGCCTCAGCTCGTGTACCTTGATTCTGGCTGTTACAGATTCAAACAACAAGAACCAAGATCAGAAATTGAAAATGGGTCAATATTAAAGAACGAAATCGAAGAGAAAGAGTGAGATTGGGAGGTACCCATTGCGCTGTGTGGGTGAGGTTCTGCAACGGCGGCTCTCTCTTTAGCTTCACTGAAAAAATGAAACCCTAATACTATGAGAGGGGTTCGTGGGTTTAGAGGGTTTTATATAAAGCGAGTAGTGGGCTAGGTTTGTGTGTTATTGGGCTGATGCTGATTTGGGCTTTGTAATGTATTGTTGTGTTTTAGGATCGTAACAGGCCCAAGAGAATTTTCACAACGTAGTGAAAAGAAGTTACAACGTAAAAGGTAATAATCAATGGTCCAAAATGAGATTACTCGGGATTTACAGCAATTATTTAGTGAGTTTGGTAAATTCTCCGCTTTTCTAACGTACATATTCGCGGAATTAACTGTTTCATATTTTCGTTAAATTTTTTCGTTCAACTTAGGGGATGAAAATTGAAAGGTGCTCAGCGCAAATCAGCATCCCCTTccattcttcttctctttcatcTAATGGTCTAGAAACGAGAATTGAGATGTGCTTATCAATTTACATATAATGAtgttttgtgttttcttttGGGTTGGGTTACTATAGAAGTACAGAGAAAGGACTATGCTTGTGAACCAGGCCCATTTACGCTTGGGCCTGGATGGGCTCTGATTCCCCtacatttggttttttttttttttggagaaaccccTACATTGCAATGTAACCAAAAGTTTTTTCTATAATTTTTTAAACCACCGAATATATACTGCACATATttttacaaaaagaataatcAACTTGTTTCAAAATTGATTCTTTAGACTTTACAGTAGTTTTGAAATTAGTtttgttattaatttttgttatttttgaaGAAATAAATAGATCATTGACCATTAAAGAAATTTTTACTGTAAATAAAaccatttaaaatgaatttttggtttgggaaataaaaaaattaaaaagactTTACTGACCAATGAATTAAAGAGAGGCACTTAAGTTGGtgcctttttaaaaaaaaaaatggtgaagTTGGTGCCTTTAAAATTTGAAAAACCAAAGAGTAGAGATGTGAAAATAAGTGATTCCCAAGTTAGATAGACAATGGCAAGCTAGATAAGCATAATCAAACAAtttttaggttcacccctagggtgaatgagcatattcacctctcattgtcgattaacatacttttacttaataaattcataattcaacggtctatatcttaaataagcctttaaagatcatctctgtacaAAATCAATCGAGTCAGAAatcgttatacaacatgaatggtcggattagaaaattataaagttattatgccttAATCGCAAGAGAATATGAATATGTTAATTCACCCAAGGGGTGAACATAAGAATTATCCAGCATAATCACCCTCCTGCGTCAACTAAGTGGCAGTCTAACGTCAAAGAAGACATCGATTTTCTTCAATAACCCCAAATAGCAATATATGTTGCTTCATTGCTTCAATATGGGATCGCTAAACATGGTAATCCAGGTCGCGGACGTACTGTCATTGGGATTGTCCGATCCGAAACACAGGTCGCATGGGAAACCAGCGATCCTGGTAACACTAGTACTTCTCCTATACTCCTATAGGAATAGCGCGCAGCACGCCCCATCACaattaggggtgggttcgggTCAAATCGGGTCGGTTTTAGGCCTAAACCGAGAACTGAACCGAACTTGgacttcggttcggttcggttcggttcggttctgtGTTTTTCAGAAgttgaaaccgaaaaccgaaccgaccggtccggttcggtccagttcagttttttttttttttttttttaaacatatttttaccacttttaattCTACCTCTTCGGTATTTTAAGTCCGgaagttttttgtttcttcGAACCTATACATTCAATAGGCAATAATCTATACTCCATAATCCATATCCATATTCCATAGTTCACAATTtaaacttcaaagttcaaagcttcaaaacaataaatttagtccaaaatttatAAAGTCCATCAACATTTCAACAATATAGTCCATCAACATATGAAATGGTCAAAAAATATAAAGTCCAAAGTCTATAATGTCCATCAAGTCATCAACACTAACCTCACAAATTGAAAATGTTTAAGTTCACTAAAAGATTAAACATCACAAAGATAATGAACAAACATCAACATATGAAGGAACTCAAGGAATGCATGATCTCAAGCTCGGAAAGATGAAGTGTTCGACTTTGGAGGTAACATACCACTCCGACTACTCCCCACCGCAGCTCCACATGGCATCTTAAGCAATTCTACATTGGCATAagagaataataaaaagaaagacaTTAGACATTGAAATACATACAATCATATATAACATAAAAATTACAACTTCATTAATCCCAAAAACATTAAatgagaaaatagaaacaattaCCTATTTCCGCTTCTTCACACAACTCCATCTCCTCAATGGTAGGCACATGATGTAAATACACATTTTCACTCCTAAGCCAATTTTGTGTACATATCAAGGCCTCCACCATTCTAGGACTTAGGGAGCTACGATATGGATCAATAATCCTCCCACTCGTGCTAAAGGAAGATTCTGAAGCTATGGTCGACACCGGAATAGCTAGAATCTCCTTCGCAACGCGGGCCAATATGGGATATTTACAAACCCCATTCACCCTCCACCAAGTCAATAAGTCAAAGtcttcaccaccaccttcaataggatctccaagatatctatCCACATCATTATTGATGATCTCGGCTTTCTTTGCTCTTCTCCTTTGCTCTTTCTCTTTCAACCTCCTTTCTAACAAGGTACAACCCTTACTTGAAGAAGATACCCCCTCACTTGATGTTTGAGAACCACCAACCTCACTAAGACCACTTCCCCTTCCCTCTTCTTCATACACCTTGTAAAGCTCATATAAGAGATCTTTCACGCTCTTTGTATTTGCTTCCACCTTTTCATCTATATCCCCATCAATAATCTCAAAATAATCAACAACTTTTTCAAGCTTATGACGTGGATCAAGAACAATACCAATGAACACATAGGGATTCAACTTTTCAAAACTACCTCAATACTTGTTATACTTGGCTTGCATGGGTGATATAATCTCCAATAATATCGGGTTAGTTTGTTCTTGCAAGACACCATAAATATGAAGTAAATCACCAAAAGTGTTATGAATAGTAGGAGAATTAGAACAACACACCCTTAAAGTGACTTCATAAAATGGCCTCAAGAAATCAGCAAACTGCTCCCCATACTCCCAATCAACACTTGCCGGTGGCCCTTCTTTTGGCTTGTCATTCGTGTCACCTTGAAGCCATGCCCAATAATTACCGACATCATCTTCTGTCATCCTATCAAAGGCTTTTTGAAGTTTCAAAGCCCGTTCCAACATCAAAAATGTGGAATTCCATCTAGTAGGTACATCTAAAATCACAAGCCCTTTGCACTCTACTTTCACCCTTTCCACACACTCTTTGAAAAAATCAAGTCTTTGTGGGGAGGACCTAACATACCTCACTGCATTACGAATTGCCTCAATTGTCATCCTCATTACACCCAACCCATCATTCACAATCAAGTTTAAAATATGGGCTACACACCTAACATGCAAATGCTTCCCTCCATGCAAAAGTGCATTAGGGACCTGCCAACCACCTATCCTCCTAATCAACTCCCTCAATGCAACATCATTTGATGAAGCATTATCTACGGTAATTGTGAGAATCTTCTCTATACCCCACTCCAACAAACAATCCTCCAAAAGCTTAGCTATAGACTCTCCCTTATGATTTGGGATCACACAAAAATTAAGAATTCTCTTATGCAACACCCAATCATCATCAATAAAATGTGCAGTGAGAACCATGTAATTAATGTTTTGAATAGAAGTCCATGTATCGGTTGTAAGACACAACCTATATCTACTCAATTGatccatcaattttttcttttcccccaAATAAAGCTTAAGCACATCATTTGCTATTGTCTTACAAGAAGGAATTCTCCAAAAAGGAAGAGCTCTACCCATAAAATGCCTAAAACCTTCTCCCTCCACATGAGAAAATGGTAACTCATCTAGAATGATGTACTCCACACATAACAAATTAAGCTCTTGTTGAGTGCATTCTACACTACACACCTCACTAGTTGGTTTTTTAAAAGACAAAATCTTTTGCTTTTTAGCTTTCAACATCTCAATATTAGGAGGATACTTTAGACACTTTTCCACATGATTTATAAGGTTGGTGGTACCATTCTTCTTAGGATCAGCAAAAAAGTCTTTTCCACAATATTTGCATTCACCCTTAACTCTACCCTCCTTCATTTTCCTAATAAAATGACCCCAAATATCTGACATTTCTTTCCTTTTCAAAGCCTCAAGAATGCTTTCCTCACTTTCATCATCTTGAAGCTCTATTGGTTCACTTCCTTCTACTTCGGGAGTTGCAGCAGAACTTCCTTCGTGAACCGGTACGGGTGTTACAGATTCACCAATACTAGTGTTGATCTGCAAAACAGAATTTACAGCAAAACTGTTTCAGCAAAACTGCCCCAGCAAACCAGAAACAGCAAAATAGAAACAGAACAGCAGCATAACAGTTTCAGCAACACAGTTTCAGATAATATGCAAAATAGAAACAGCATTTCTGCTCCAGCAAAACAGCAAAATAGAAACATCATTTCTGTTCCAGCAAAACTGAAACAGCAACCAAACAAAACTTAAACTGCAAAAAGAAACACCAAAACACAAAGAATAACTTTTAACAATGACTTTTAAAGGGCACAAAGAATAAAACACAGAATAAGCACAAAACTTAAACTGCACAATAAGCAATGACTTTTAACATCTTGAAGAAAAGATGTCAATAACCAGTAAGTAGATTTTGAACAAATACACAAAGAATAACTTATGCCCAATAAATGACAGATCTTATTATAAATAAGACACGATCATTAGGTTGAGATCATTGCACAACGTCATTAAGAAACAAGTGTAAATCTATTCAATCTTAGGTTGAGATCATTGCACAACGTCACTAAATAGGGCTGCCTGACAGATGCACAATACTTGGATTGATCTATTAAGATAATTGAAAAACAGtcaacaaataaagaaaattgaACTGTGGAACTATACTTTGGGTATTTGGGGATGGATGTGACTTAAGCAGATCAGACATCAAGATACAGTACAAACCTTGAATGTTTCTCTTATCTCACTGTGGTActgcaataaaaaaaatatcactCACGGCATATTCTCTAACTAGAATCACAAGAAACCTATTCTTAAGAAACATTTTGCCAATCTGATAGAATGAATGGGATTAACTATAATGCACCAACAAACACACTGTATGAatgcaaaacaacaacaaaatagcAATAAACCAACAAGTCTCTACACATCCAAATTCCAGAAAATCCAAAAGCAATAAAACTAAAGTTAAACAAATATGCTACCTGagatgatgaagttgatttaaTCTTCGGATCAGCACCAGAAGTAGTACCAGTTGATTTAGATTGCCTCTGCATTTTCTAGATATGCATATTAGACATaagaacaaaaaattagccaaaataAAAGTTAAACAATGAAATCTCttaaacaaaagaacaaatcaGTAAACCCCTGAAGAACAAATCAACTCATTAGTTACATTTCAAACGGAAAACTCTCAAAACAGATTGCCCAACTTCGAAGTTCGAAATAGTTTCAGAACTGATCTGGAATTCAAAAATCCCTGAAGCTTTGCCTCTTGAATACTTCGATTGGAGGAGACTAAGAGGTTTTGCTGAAGGAGAAAACCAAATTAGGGACTGAAGATGTTCCAAAAGCTTGATGAGGTCGATGTAAAGACTGAGAGTTTGAGTTCGATGCGTGATATTACCTGGATCGGATAATATTTAGGCTGGGCGGACCTCCGGCGAGCGACCGATGTGATGATTTAGGCTGCTTGATTCACGTCTTCACGAAGGCTCGAGAGGACGAGGTTTTCTGATATCACGAAGGCTGGCGGTTGATGGGCGGACCTCCGGCGAGCGACCGATGTGATGATTTAGGCTGCTTGATTCACGTCTTCACGAAGGCTCAAGAGGACGAGAGGACGAGAGGTCCGAGAGGAAAGGATTAGAGGGAAGTGAAATATCGGGGGCTGCGGGCATCAAAGTGATCGAATAGAAGAACTGACGAAGATAAATTAGGGTTGGAAAAACTAGCATAAAATGACGTCGTTTCCATGAATTCGGttctcggttcggttcggttcttggagaaccgaaaccgaaaaccgaaaaccgaaccgttCAGAATCGGTTCAGTTCGGTTCTTCcttgttcggttcggttttttttcggctcggtttttttcggttttcg
Protein-coding regions in this window:
- the LOC133715451 gene encoding large ribosomal subunit protein uL29, with the translated sequence MARIKVHELRQKSKADLLAQLKDLKAELALLRVAKVTGGAPNKLSKIKVVRLGIAQVLTVISQKQKAALREVYKNKKLLPLDLRPKKTRAIRRKLTKHQASLKTEREKKREMYYPLRKFAIKA